A genomic window from Montipora capricornis isolate CH-2021 chromosome 8, ASM3666992v2, whole genome shotgun sequence includes:
- the LOC138060535 gene encoding DNA-directed RNA polymerase I subunit RPA43-like, translating to MASPKHLDYMVSLDEAKRKCAERHSCFTRVESTEHVFLHPRYLGRLREGVKEELNSKLMKYSDVLQGVPVCYENFKILQRCGSILEELPDIHFDVKVNLIVFKPIIGSSLVGVVNNIGVDHVGCLIHNCFNASVSKSNFRNGLLYDSLDIGSEFTFTVIGTEAVNGVLAITGEVGEHKKRKRKHRDTDRAVNYGKDQSGHADEEDGISLQSLNGVNDIDRNMTSKSAKKRKNKIRTKE from the exons ATGGCTTCCCCAAAGCATTTGGACTACATGGTTTCTTTAGACGAAGCGAAGAGAAAATGTGCTGAACGGCACTCTTGTTTCACCCGAGTCGAATCTACAGAACATGTATTTTTACATCCACGATATCTTGGTCGCTTAAGGGAAGGAGTAAAGGAAGAACTGAACAGCAAATTGATGAAGTATTCGGACGTTCTTCAAGGCGTACCAGTTTGTTATGAGAATTTTAAGATTCTCCAGAGATGCGGCTCTATTCTTGAGGAACTTCCTGACATTCATTTCGACGTCAAAGTTAATCTTATTGTTTTTAAACCGATTATTGGGAGCTCTCTTGTTGGGGTTGTAAACAATATCGGTGTTGATCATGTGGGATGTTTAATTCACAACTGTTTTAATGCTTCTGTGTCGAAATCGAACTTCAGAAATGGATTACTCTATGACAGTTTAGACATTGGATCTGAATTTACATTTACTGTCATTGGAACTGAGGCTGTCAATGGTGTTTTAGCGATAACAGGTGAAGTTGGAGAACATAAAAAACG GAAAAGGAAGCACAGAGACACTGATAGAGCTGTAAATTATGGAAAGGACCAAAGTGGCCATGCTGATGAGGAAGATGGAATATCCCTACAAAGTTTGAATGGAGTGAATGACATAGATAGAAACATGACCTCAAAATCagccaagaaaagaaaaaataaaataagaactAAAGAatga